The Corylus avellana chromosome ca8, CavTom2PMs-1.0 genome has a segment encoding these proteins:
- the LOC132190673 gene encoding receptor-like protein kinase HSL1 → MSKLPLTFPKTPLLLLLLILIPVLLQVNSQSLNSERATLLNVKQQWGNPPSIQSWNSSSSPCDWPEIICANGTVTGINLCDKNITDKIPATICDLRNLNVLNLTYNYIPGEFPRVLYNCSKLKILDLSQNYFVGPIPDDIDQIPTLQYIDLGANNFSGDIPKAIGSLPELHTLMLYQNEFNGTFPREIGNLSNLEVLFMAYNEFVPAPIPVDFGRLRKLRFMWMTMTNLVGGIPENISSLPSLEHLNLARNNLVGAIPSGLFLLKNLSYVYLFHNRLSGEIPRLVESTNLIEIDLSMNNLRGSIPEDFGKLQNLKLLSLFTNQLTGEIPTSLGKLPGLIDFRVFSNKLTGNLPAELGLHSKLEAVEVSGNQLSGQLPQHLCDGGALQGLTAFSNNFGGELPKWVGNCTTLRTVQFQENNFSGEIPSGLWTSLNLSSLMLTGNSFSGELPSKFAKNLSRLEIGNNKFSGQIPVGVSSWVNLVVFEASNNLLSGKIPVELTSLPHLNSLLLDGNQLSGELPSEIISWKSLTTLNLSRNKLSGQIPAVVASLPNLLYLDLSENQLSGEIPPEIGNLRLTSLNLSSNQLSGKIPYQFENYENSFLNNPNLCADNPIPGIPSCYTTQLGSSNKLSSTYVAMIIVLAVIVFLVSVSLAVYKLRGCRTKKCGRNLETWKITSFRRLDFKQLNILSNLTENNRIGSGGSGKVYRIATDRPGEFVAVKRIWSDKTVDHKLEKEFMAEVQVLGTIRHSNIVKLLCCFSSEDTKLLVYEYKENQSLDKWLHGKKRKSSAGMNPMHHMILDWPKRLQIAIGAAQGLYYMHHDCSPPIIHRDVKSSNILLDSEFKASIADFGLARILDKYGKPQTMSIVAGSIGYIAPEYAYTSKVNEKIDIYSFGVVLLELTTGRDAKSGDEHMSLAEWSWWYYKEGKPIIDALDNEIKKPCYLEEMSSVFKLGLMCTGRSPSTRPSMKEVLQILCRCGPPRDCEGKKKGIEFDVAPLLGSVTYLSSYKQSQKVSEEDADNFV, encoded by the exons ATGTCCAAACTACCCCTCACATTTCCCAAAACCCCACTCCTCCTTCTGCTCCTCATCCTCATCCCCGTACTCCTCCAAGTAAATTCACAATCCCTGAACTCCGAACGAGCCACCCTGCTGAACGTTAAACAGCAGTGGGGTAATCCACCGTCCATCCAGTCCTGGAACTCCTCATCCTCGCCTTGCGATTGGCCGGAGATCATATGCGCCAACGGCACTGTCACCGGAATCAATCTCTGTGACAAAAACATCACCGACAAAATCCCGGCAACTATTTGTGACCTCAGGAACCTCAACGTCCTCAACCTCACTTATAATTACATCCCCGGAGAGTTTCCGAGAGTCCTATACAATTGCTCCAAGCTCAAAATTCTTGACCTCTCCCAGAACTATTTTGTCGGCCCAATCCCGGACGACATCGACCAGATTCCGACTCTCCAGTACATAGACCTTGGCGCGAACAATTTCTCCGGCGATATCCCAAAGGCGATAGGGAGCCTGCCGGAGCTACACACGTTGATGCTCTATCAAAATGAGTTCAACGGCACGTTTCCAAGGGAAATCGGGAACTTATCCAATCTTGAAGTTCTGTTCATGGCCTATAATGAGTTTGTGCCGGCGCCGATACCGGTAGATTTTGGACGGTTGAGGAAGTTGAGGTTTATGTGGATGACTATGACAAATTTGGTCGGAGGAATCCCAGAGAACATTTCCAGTCTTCCGAGCCTGGAGCACTTGAATTTAGCAAGGAACAATTTGGTAGGTGCGATTCCTAGTGGGTTGTTTTTGTTGAAGAATTTAAGCTATGTTTATCTCTTTCATAATAGATTGTCCGGGGAGATACCCAGATTGGTTGAATCGACAAATTTGATCGAAATTGATCTTTCTATGAACAATTTGAGAGGTTCAATTCCGGAAGATTTCGGCAAGTTACAAAATTTGAAACTATTGAGTTTGTTTACTAATCAACTTACCGGCGAAATCCCAACAAGTTTAGGCAAACTTCCGGGACTGATTGATTTTCGAGTTTTTAGCAACAAATTGACCGGAAATTTGCCGGCGGAGCTAGGCCTGCATTCGAAGCTCGAAGCAGTTGAAGTCTCGGGAAACCAACTAAGCGGTCAATTGCCTCAACATTTATGCGATGGAGGCGCTTTGCAAGGACTTACTgctttttctaataattttggCGGAGAACTGCCGAAATGGGTTGGAAATTGTACTACTTTGCGCACGGTTCAgtttcaagaaaacaacttcTCCGGTGAGATTCCTTCTGGTCTTTGGACATCGCTGAATCTATCAAGCTTGATGTTAACTGGCAACTCGTTTTCCGGCGAGCTTCCAAGTAAGTTTGCTAAGAATTTGTCGAGGCTAGAAATCggaaacaacaaattttcaGGTCAAATTCCTGTTGGAGTCTCGTCCTGGGTGAACTTGGTTGTGTTTGAGGCAAGCAACAATCTGCTCTCGGGGAAAATTCCAGTGGAATTAACAAGTCTTCCTCATCTTAATTCTCTTTTGCTGGATGGTAATCAACTTTCTGGCGAACTCCCATCGGAGATCATCTCATGGAAATCGTTGACTACTTTAAACCTCTCAAGAAACAAGCTTTCCGGCCAAATCCCTGCCGTGGTTGCGTCTTTACCTAACCTCCTTTATTTGGACTTATCGGAAAACCAACTCTCCGGTGAAATCCCACCAGAAATTGGCAATTTGAGGCTTACTTCACTCAACTTGTCCTCCAATCAACTATCTGGTAAAATCCCATATCAGTTCGAAAACTATGAAAATAGTTTCCTCAACAATCCCAATCTATGTGCTGATAATCCAATTCCAGGCATTCCAAGCTGTTACACCACTCAACTTGGTAGCTCCAACAAACTGTCCTCTACCTACGTTGCCATGATTATTGTTCTTGCCGTTATAGTTTTCCTAGTATCCGTTTCATTGGCTGTGTATAAGTTGAGAGGCTGCCGGACGAAAAAGTGCGGACGGAATCTGGAAACGTGGAAGATTACGTCGTTCCGTAGATTGGATTTCAAACAATTGAACATTCTGTCGAATTTGACGGAAAATAACCGTATAGGAAGCGGTGGGTCGGGGAAAGTATACCGGATTGCCACCGACCGTCCAGGCGAGTTTGTTGCTGTGAAAAGAATTTGGAGTGACAAGACGGTAGATCACAAGCTGGAGAAAGAATTCATGGCGGAGGTTCAAGTGTTGGGCACGATTAGGCATTCGAATATAGTGAAATTGTTGTGCTGTTTTTCGAGCGAGGACACAAAGCTTCTTGTGTACGAGTACAAGGAAAACCAGAGTCTGGATAAATGGCTCCATGGGAAGAAGAGGAAATCATCGGCAGGGATGAATCCAATGCATCATATGATCTTGGATTGGCCAAAGAGGTTGCAGATTGCAATTGGGGCAGCACAAGGCCTGTATTACATGCACCATGACTGCTCTCCTCCGATCATCCATCGAGATGTCAAGTCCAGCAACATTTTGTTGGATTCTGAGTTCAAGGCAAGCATAGCAGATTTTGGGCTGGCCAGGATTCTGGATAAGTATGGAAAGCCCCAAACGATGTCCATCGTCGCAGGCTCTATCGGTTACATCGCCCCAG AGTACGCTTATACATCGAAGGTGAATGAGAAGATCGACATATACAGCTTTGGAGTTGTACTGCTCGAACTCACTACTGGAAGAGATGCCAAAAGCGGAGACGAGCACATGAGCCTAGCGGAATGGTCATGGTGGTACTACAAGGAAGGAAAGCCTATTATTGATGCCCTAGACAATGAAATCAAGAAACCATGTTACTTGGAAGAGATGTCGAGTGTTTTTAAGCTAGGACTCATGTGTACTGGGAGATCACCTTCAACTCGGCCTTCCATGAAGGAGGTTTTGCAGATTCTTTGCCGCTGCGGCCCTCCCAGAGATTGTGAAGGGAAAAAGAAGGGAATCGAGTTTGATGTTGCTCCTCTCCTCGGCAGTGTTACATATCTTTCTAGTTACAAGCAGAGTCAGAAGGTATCCGAGGAAGATGCTGATAACTTTGTTTAG
- the LOC132190674 gene encoding nuclear poly(A) polymerase 4, translating to MVDSESPNGSSPPTAKKYGITKPISLAGPTDADLQRNMELEKFLIDSGLYESEEEAARRKEVLGRIDEIVKDWVKQLTRLRGYTDQMVEDANAVIFTFGSYRLGVHGPGVDIDTLCVGPSYVNRDEDFFIILHNILSEMEEVTELQPVPDAHVPVMKFKFLGMSIDLLYASISLLVVPEDLDISHGSVLYNVDEQTVRSLNGCRVADQILKLVPNVEHFRMTLRCLKFWAKTRGVYSNVTGFLGGVNWALLVARVCQLYPNAIPSMLVSRFFRVYTQWRWPNPVMLCSIKENELGFPVWDPRKNPRDRFHHMPIITPAYPCMNSSYNVSTSTLRVIMEQFHHGHRICQEIELKKAQWSALFEPYLFFEAYKNYLQVDIVAADADDLLAWKGWVESRLRQLTLKIERDTNGMLQCHPYPNEYVDASKPCPHCAFFMGLQRKEGVRGQEGQQFDIRGTVDEFRQEINMYMFWKPGMDIFVSHVRRKQLPAFVFPDGHKRSRLSRHVSQQAEKTCEDDVGSWSGSAERRLKRKNDPEMVDVKPEKPEKRVSISPQPPELATPESSTSRSGGVSQVSFSEGVRLECLTGHVDSKSEVRSSGGLLGSEEGIIRNLVQMGETGVNENRVNQTEQAFVSSYNSPEVRNEVMVNEAVEKPSPGKESPTSYKLPNSVSGEKCQIGLNGDKVGIAYMESAETGSTCRMLNWTEDAVDADQELAKPCNQTMGKENAESVLEPSCNTRNLSCEGNVCAADPNLLLQNECFNVSEVFQNGLSEDLESQILLHSRVL from the exons ATGGTGGATTCTGAGAGTCCAAACGGTTCTTCGCCACCGACGGCGAAGAAGTACGGCATCACAAAGCCAATCTCTCTTGCCGGACCCACCGACGCCGATCTTCAGCGCAATATGGAATTGGAAAAG TTCTTGATTGATTCGGGGCTTTATGAGAGTGAGGAAGAAGCTGCGAGGAGAAAGGAGGTCCTAGGCCGCATAGATGAG ATTGTGAAAGACTGGGTGAAGCAATTAACCCGCCTGAGAGGCTACACAGATCAGATGGTGGAGGATGCAAATGCTGTCATTTTTACTTTTGGCTCTTATCGTCTGGGG GTACATGGGCCTGGGGTTGACATAGACACATTGTGTGTTGGGCCATCTTATGTGAATCGAGAT gaagatttttttattattttgcataaTATTCTGTCTGAAATGGAAGAAGTTACCGAGCTTCAGCCAGTCCCAGATGCTCATGTCCCAGTAATGAAATTCAAGTTCCTGGGAATGTCAATCGATCTTCTCTATGCAAGTATATCCCTTTTGGTTGTTCCAGAA GACCTGGACATCTCACATGGGTCTGTGCTGTACAATGTTGATGAGCAAACTGTTCGAAGTCTTAATGGCTGCAGGGTTGCAGATCAAATTCTTAAACTTGTTCCAAATGTTGAG CACTTCCGCATGACGCTCAGATGTCTGAAGTTTTGGGCTAAAACACGAGGTGTTTATTCAAAT GTGACTGGATTCCTTGGTGGTGTAAATTGGGCTCTTTTAGTTGCTCGGGTATGCCAGCTTTACCCCAATGCAATTCCTAGTATGCTGGTTTCTCGGTTCTTCAGAGTTTATACCCAGTGGCGTTGGCCAAATCCTGTGATGCTATGTTCAATCAAAGAGAATGAACTTGGGTTTCCTGTATGGGATCCCCGAAAAAACCCTAGGGACCGATTTCATCACATGCCAATAATAACTCCTGCATACCCTTGCATGAATTCTAGCTACAATGTCTCAACAAGTACTCTTCGTGTTATAATGGAGCAGTTCCACCATGGTCACAGGATCTGTCAG GAGATTGAGCTGAAAAAAGCCCAATGGAGCGCTCTCTTTGAGCCATATCTATTTTTTGAGGCATACAAAAACTATTTACAGGTGGATATAGTTGCCGCAGATGCTGATGATTTGCTAGCTTGGAAGGGATGGGTGGAGTCTCGGCTTAGACAACTTACCTTGAAG ATAGAAAGGGACACAAATGGGATGCTGCAGTGCCATCCTTATCCAAATGAATATGTGGACGCCTCCAAGCCGTGTCCGCATTGTGCTTTCTTCATGGGCTTGCAAAGGAAAGAGGGTGTTAGAGGTCAAGAAGGCCAGCAATTTGATATTCGTGGAACAGTTGATGAGTTCAGGCAAGAGATCAATATGTACATGTTTTGGAAACCAGGgatggatatttttgtttctcatgTTCGTCGAAAGCAGCTTCctgcttttgtttttcctgaTGGTCATAAACGTTCTAGATTGTCAAGGCACGTAAGCCAGCAGGCTGAAAAAACTTGTGAGGATGATGTGGGGTCTTGGTCTGGGTCTGCTGAAAGACGTCTCAAGAGGAAAAATGATCCTGAAATGGTAGATGTTAAGCCTGAAAAACCAGAGAAGCGAGTCTCTATTAGCCCACAACCGCCGGAGTTGGCTACTCCAGAAAGTAGTACAAGTAGGTCTGGTGGAGTTTCTCAGGTCAGCTTCAGTGAAGGGGTTAGATTAGAGTGTTTAACTGGGCATGTAGATAGCAAGTCTGAGGTTAGGTCATCCGGTGGACTGTTGGGGAGTGAAGAGGGTATCATAAGAAATCTTGTGCAGATGGGTGAAACTGGTGTTAATGAAAACCGTGTCAACCAGACTGAACAAGCTTTTGTAAGTTCATATAATTCGCCAGAAGTTAGGAATGAGGTAATGGTAAATGAAGCAGTGGAGAAACCTTCACCAGGGAAGGAGTCACCTACTTCATACAAACTACCTAACTCTGTTTCTGGGGAGAAATGTCAGATTGGATTGAATGGGGACAAAGTTGGGATAGCTTACATGGAGAGTGCAGAAACTGGATCTACCTGCAGAATGCTGAATTGGACAGAGGATGCTGTTGATGCTGATCAAGAGTTGGCCAAACCATGTAATCAGACAATGGGTAAAGAAAATGCTGAAAGTGTATTAGAACCAAGTTGCAATACACGGAACCTCAGTTGCGAG GGCAATGTATGTGCAGCAGATCCTAATTTGCTTTTGCAAAATGAGTGTTTCAATGTGAGCGAAGTATTTCAAAATGGCTTGTCTGAAGACTTGGAG AGCCAAATATTGCTGCACTCGAGAGTGTTGTAA